A region from the Fusarium musae strain F31 chromosome 1, whole genome shotgun sequence genome encodes:
- the MBZ1 gene encoding BZIP-type transcription factor mbz1 — translation MSGPGQNTVDIDALLDLTEYDNFQSPATTVSPSGTSKATFASPITAAVAAPATTTAQSLSGPSHNYDMYRQQTGFVPGAIANTMAVNQTNNTGYQDFRSIDYLTTFSPEADLFDFNTSPSQATLGASDMDMDFESQTETQQFFTVDPSSIEQENAGLPSPPVLPTQNNGRLWPGAHSQAALAKAQQQQRQQQQIIQQQQQAQRQASQPKSRGKAPQPTDPIVEQKITQLLNSMRAKPSMPESQATSPMANLPRSKKDEEEMDEDERLLASEEGKKLSSKERRQLRNKVSARAFRSRRKEYITQLETEIANKVSENGDLRAQNRALVDENKRLTDLTRMLLSSPSFSNFLDNLSSNPTTVQQTPQLKVEPQPEQRQVPKDINPYNAQQSSQHQIGMAMIPEQNMDFSMLTLDGSFNFQPQVFVVDTPELPDAIDASVLSGKTSNFAEPIFDSEEEKLEVPAIERPVEKPEVAEPVDAAPIDLEFESDPEFALFHTETATTTTEQPKEFDSEGLSHVDIFGGVESEKVLARLELIDAGEEESLAALAMARVQRISASCDAVTSRLELLTMDL, via the exons ATGTCAGGTCCTGGCCAGAATACTGTCGATATCGACGCTCTCCTCGATCTTACCGAGTACGATAATTTCCAATCTCCTGCTACTACAGTATCACCATCAGGAACATCAAAGGCTACATTCGCCAGCCCTATCACAGCTGCTGTCGCTGCTCCCGCCACCACAACTGCCCAAAGCCTGAGCGGTCCCAGTCACAACTATGACATGTACCGACAACAGACTGGCTTTGTGCCCGGTGCCATCGCCAACACAATGGCCGTTAACCAGACAAACAACACTGGCTACCAAGACTTCCGCAGCATCGACTACCTAACCACCTTCAGCCCCGAGGCTGATCTGTTTGATTTCAACACATCTCCTTCGCAGGCTACTTTGGGTGCTTcggatatggatatggatTTCGAGTCGCAGACCGAGACACAACAGTTTTTCACTGTCGACCCTAGTAGCATTGAGCAAGAGAACGCTGGTCTTCCCTCACCACCCGTTTTGCCTACACAGAACAATGGCCGTCTCTGGCCTGGTGCTCACTCCCAAGCCGCTCTTGCCAAggctcagcaacaacagcgacaacagcagcagatcattcagcaacaacaacaggcTCAGCGCCAGGCATCGCAGCCCAAGTCTCGTGGCAAGGCCCCTCAGCCTACCGACCCCATCGTTGAGCAGAAGATTACTCAGCTCCTGAACTCTATGCGAGCCAAGCCCTCGATGCCCGAGAGCCAGGCTACCAGCCCCATGGCCAACCTTCCCCGATCCAAGAAGGACGAAGAGGaaatggatgaggatgagcgcCTCCTGGCTAGtgaggagggcaagaagctcagcaGCAAGGAGCGACGACAGCTTCGTAACAAGGTGTCCGCTCGTGCTTTCCGTTCCCGCAGAAAGG AATATATCACTCAGCTTGAGACTGAGATTGCCAATAAGGTCAGCGAGAACGGCGACCTCCGCGCTCAGAACCGTGCTCTCGTCGACGAGAACAAGCGTCTGACTGACCTCACCCGCATGCTTCTCTCTTCGCcttccttctccaacttcctggacaacctcagcagcaacCCTACCACTGTTCAGCAGACTCCTCAACTCAAGGTCGAGCCTCAACCGGAACAGCGACAGGTGCCTAAGGACATCAACCCCTACAATGCCCAGCAGTCTTCTCAGCACCAGATTGGCATGGCCATGATCCCTGAGCAGAACATGGACTTCTCCATGCTCACTCTTGATGGCTCTTTCAACTTCCAGCCTCAAgtctttgttgttgacaCTCCTGAGCTTCCTGATGCTATTGACGCTTCTGTTCTCTCTGGCAAGACCTCCAACTTCGCTGAGCCCATCTTCGactctgaggaggagaagctcgaggtGCCCGCCATTGAGCGCCCTGTTGAGAAGCCCGAGGTTGCTGAGCCCGTTGACGCCGCCCCTATTGATCTTGAGTTCGAATCTGACCCTGAATTCGCCCTGTTCCACACTGAGACCgctaccaccaccaccgagcAACCCAAGGAGTTTGACTCTGAGGGTCTATCGCATGTTGACATCTTTGGCGGTGTTGAGTCCGAAAAGGTGCTTGCCCGTCTTGAACTTATCGATGCCGGTGAGGAAGAGAGTCTCGCTGCTTTGGCCATGGCTCGTGTGCAACGTATCAGCGCCAGCTGTGACGCTGTTACGTCAAGGTTAGAGCTTCTTACCATGGACCTGTAA
- a CDS encoding hypothetical protein (BUSCO:EOG092640ZF~EggNog:ENOG41), whose product MAFLILVIGDLHIPDRALDIPAKFKKLLSPGKISQTLCLGNLTDKHTYEYLRSVSPDLKIVKGRYDVEATSLPLTQVVTHGSLRIGFLEGFTLVSNEPDLLLAEANKLDVDVLCWGGTHRFDAFEYMDKFFVNPGSATGAFIEGSGLESEEPTPSFCLMDVQGISLTLYVYQLRKDDKGNENVAVEKVTYTKPVEPSAGGSS is encoded by the exons ATGGCTTTCCTCATTCTCGTCATAGGAGACCTCCATATCCCGGATCGGGCGCTCGACATTCCGGCCAAG ttcaagaagctcctcTCTCCCGGAAAGATCAGCCAGACGCTTTGCCTCGGAAACTTGACCGACAAGCACACGTATGAGTACTTGCGATCCGTCTCCCCCGATCTGAAGATCGTGAAAGGCCGCTATGACGTCGAGGCCACTTCCCTGCCATTGACGCAGGTTGTCACCCACGGAAGCCTTCGAATTGGATTTCTAGAGGGCTTCACACTTGTCTCTAATGAGCCCGACCTTCTTCTGGCTGAGGCGAACAAATTGGATGTGGATGTTCTGTGCTGGGGTGGCACTCACCGCTTTGATGCCTTCGAGTATATGGACAAGTTCTTTGTAAATCCCGGAAGTGCGACTGGCGCATTTATAGAGGGATCGGGACTGGAAAGCGAagaaccaacaccaagcttctgTTTGATGGAT GTCCAAGGCATTTCGCTGACCCTATACGTCTACCAATTACGAAAGGACGACAAGGGCAATGAGAACGTGGCGGTTGAGAAGGTTACATACACAAAACCAGTTGAACCTTCAGCGGGAGGGTCATCATGA
- a CDS encoding hypothetical protein (BUSCO:EOG092608AV): MATPSLAEKLDKIKSPGLQSQKRTVVVLQAVESTLKEQNTAPTPTGYFAALLALLQQANSNDTVNPELATPVVYLLDVVTPYAPQPLLRSKFTQILTLLAPVLLLQDAEAPLLRSSIGCLESLLLAQDAASWELSVSQIGPRRAVAGLLNMSVDHRPKVRKRSQDALKTVLRNPPPSPSLDHPAADMCAQTATKNLEDLAGKIAQARKGKKADVSHDPAMIHALQLVKTVAAASGGWPSKKIESLCELLLGIAKSGNEYMTMASFEIFEMIFEGMTDEVSSAKLPRLMEIISELRPAANDTQLVPPWLAILSRGYDVSAQVEPEETFQNLPQLFDMVAQFLEAPSENIRISASECLVSFMANCIPQNVILEPSIFDEKVLEKLAKSAESLLTVQFQAAWLQTFNVLGAMFDTLRWRSYPIMMNVTKTIGEIRENGSFRNKKEADEVIGKAIRAMGPEAVLSILPLNLAKPAKGQPGRAWMFPILRDYTSNTNLAHFKSEMVPLSEVMFQRVLDHGQAEKTMEVKIYETVVQQIWSTLPGYCDLPLDLTEAFDQGFAEILANLLYKQVELRLDVCRALKTLIESNQAIANIEDQEEDLVLQSRVSRADAKKNLEYLSNFAGNMLAVLFNVYTQTLPQSRGPILQTINTFLSITPNAELMETFDRVSTMLATELEKEKPADKKKENQKSKDHMPSTAQTLMDLVITMSVYLPRESFAALFKIAEVIINKEEEPQLQKKAYKLIPRLADSEIGKAALQERSAELQQLIFSSTEKVSAPARRERLAAIIALLPFIPDTSLHFIPAVLSEVVISCKENNERARETAYELLVRMGHRMVQANGTPIDNSKVPHMPDDAPAGTANIEEFFTMVSAGLAGSTPHMISASITAISRLLYEFRSELSDATLSDLVQTMDLFLTSNNREIVKSCLGFVKVCVIGLPVELMLPRLSTLVPNLIVWSHEHKGHFKAKVKHILERMVRRFGYDNIHKNTPDDDKKLIVNIRKTKERSKKKKDAAKGENDGDDSDDDEAQPKRQFENEYDQALYSSDSDDDEGESDDEAPRQRKKAQKGGKTYIVEDDDEPLDLLDKKALANISSTKPVKMRKPTRTKAKVDLDGKLILGKDSDDEGAMDVDEPNPEASGVGAYVAALKGKDVAKRGRGGKLKFSNRRSKEDDDEDFEMDDNDVAAVKSRISPGRDRGSRGSFRGRGAGRGGKSGRGGIAAGRKGLGVEKRHGVSGVGKPRRGRN; the protein is encoded by the exons ATGGCGACCCCTTCTCTGGCTGAAAAgctggacaagatcaagtccCCTGGACTTCAGAGTCAGAAAAGG ACTGTCGTTGTACTTCAGGCCGTCGAGTCGACTCTCAAGGAACAGAACACGGCCCCTACGCCAACAGGATACTTTGCCGCTCTTCTCGCCCTTCTTCAGCAGGCGAACAGCAATGACACCGTGAATCCAGAATTGGCGACTCCCGTTGTCTACCTTCTCGACGTCGTTACACCTTATGCCCCACAACCTCTCCTCCGATCCAAGTTTACACAGATTCTTACTCTTCTCGCCCCCGTACTTTTGTTACAGGATGCCGAAGCCCCGTTGTTGCGATCGTCCATAGGATGTCTcgaatctcttcttctggcccAGGATGCTGCTTCTTGGGAGCTTTCTGTCTCCCAAATTGGTCCTCGACGAGCTGTTGCTGGACTCTTGAACATGTCTGTTGACCACCGACCAAAGGTGCGAAAGAGGTCGCAAGATGCTCTGAAGACGGTTCTTCGAAACCCGCCCCCGAGCCCCTCCTTGGACCACCCTGCTGCCGACATGTGCGCCCAGACTGCTACCAAGAACCTCGAGGATCTCGCCGGCAAGATTGCGCAGGCGCGCAAGGGAAAGAAGGCCGATGTTAGCCATGACCCTGCTATGATCCACGCTCTTCAACTGGTCAAGACTGTTGCGGCTGCTAGTGGAGGCTGGCCTagcaagaagatcgagtCTCTGTGCGAGCTCCTATTGGGTATCGCAAAGAGCGGAAACGAGTACATGACCATGGCGTCTTTCGAAATTTTTGAGATGATCTTCGAGGGCATGACAGATGAGGTCTCATCAGCCAAGCTCCCACGACTTATGGAAATCATCTCCGAATTGCGACCAGCTGCCAACGACACCCAGCTTGTTCCCCCGTGGCTCGCCATTCTATCCCGAGGATACGATGTTTCCGCCCAGGTCGAGCCTGAGGAGACTTTCCAGAACCTCCCCCAGCTGTTCGATATGGTCGCCCAGTTCCTCGAGGCTCCCTCCGAGAATATTCGAATTTCCGCCTCAGAATGTTTAGTGTCTTTCATGGCCAACTGTATCCCTCAAAATGTTATTCTTGAGCCTTCAATCTTCGACGAGAAggttctcgagaagctcgccAAGTCAGCAGAGTCTCTTTTGACTGTCCAGTTCCAGGCTGCTTGGCTCCAGACTTTCAACGTTCTGGGAGCCATGTTCGATACTTTGAGATGGAGGTCTTATCCTATCATGATGAACGTCACGAAGACTATTGGCGAAATCCGAGAGAATGGCTCTTTCCGcaacaagaaggaggccgaCGAGGTTATTGGAAAGGCTATCCGAGCCATGGGCCCTGAAGCTGTTCTTTCAATTCTCCCTCTCAACCTCGCAAAGCCAGCAAAGGGCCAGCCAGGCCGTGCTTGGATGTTCCCTATTCTACGAGATTACACTAGCAACACAAACCTAGCTCACTTCAAGAGTGAGATGGTTCCTCTCAGTGAGGTCATGTTTCAAAGGGTTCTGGATCATGGCCAGGCTGAGAAGACAATGGAGGTCAAGATTTACGAAACAGTTGTCCAGCAGATCTGGTCTACTCTTCCCGGCTACTGCGATCTTCCTCTGGATCTTACCGAGGCTTTCGACCAGGGCTTCGCCGAGATCTTGGCTAACCTCCTGTACAAGCAAGTTGAGCTGCGACTGGATGTTTGCAGGGCGCTGAAGACTCTGATCGAGTCCAACCAAGCTATTGCAAATATTGAAGACCAGGAGGAGGATCTCGTTCTTCAGAGCCGAGTCAGCCGTGCTGATGCTAAGAAGAACCTCGAATACCTCTCCAACTTTGCAGGCAATATGCTCGCAGTCCTCTTCAACGTTTACACGCAAACTCTTCCTCAAAGCCGAGGTCCTATTCTTCAGACCATCAACACCTTCCTTAGCATCACACCTAACGCTGAGTTGATGGAGACCTTTGACCGAGTCAGCACTATGCTCGCCActgagttggagaaggagaagccagcagacaagaagaaagagaaccaGAAGTCCAAGGATCACATGCCTTCAACAGCCCAGACATTGATGGATCTCGTCATCACAATGTCCGTTTATCTTCCCAGGGAAAGCTTTGCCGCTCTTTTCAAGATTGCCgaagtcatcatcaacaaggaggaggagcctcAACTTCAGAAGAAGGCATACAAGCTCATCCCTCGTCTAGCGGACTCTGAGATCGGAAAGGCCGCTCTTCAGGAGAGAAGTGCTGAGCTCCAGCAACTTATCTTCTCTAGTACCGAGAAGGTCTCAGCTCCTGCTCGACGAGAGCGCCTTGCTGCCATTATTGCCCTCCTACCTTTCATTCCCGACACCTCCCTTCACTTCATTCCTGCTGTGCTCAGCGAAGTTGTCATCTCCTGCAAGGAGAACAATGAGCGTGCCCGTGAGACAGCATACGAGCTGCTGGTTCGCATGGGACACCGCATGGTTCAGGCTAATGGAACACCTATCGACAACAGCAAGGTTCCTCATATGCCCGACGATGCCCCTGCTGGAACCGCCAATATCGAGGAGTTCTTCACTATGGTCAGCGCTGGTTTGGCTGGCAGCACACCTCACATGATTTCAGCTTCTATCACGGCCATCAGCCGACTTCTATATGAGTTCCGAAGCGAACTGAGCGACGCTACTCTATCTGACTTGGTCCAGACCATGGATCTCTTCCTCACTTCCAACAACCGAGAGATTGTCAAGAGCTGCTTAGGTTTCGTCAAGGTCTGCGTTATTGGCCTCCCTGTCGAGCTCATGCTTCCTCGTCTGTCAACTCTGGTGCCCAACCTCATTGTCTGGAGTCATGAACACAAGGGTCACTTCAAGGCTAAGGTCAAGCATATTCTGGAGCGCATGGTCCGGCGCTTTGGTTATGACAATATTCACAAGAACACACCTGATGATGACAAGAAACTGATCGTCAACATCCGGAAGACCAAGGAGCgttccaagaagaagaaggatgctgcCAAGGGTGAGAATGACGGCGACGATagtgacgacgacgaggctCAGCCCAAGCGCCAGTTCGAGAATGAATACGACCAGGCCCTTTATAGCAGTGActctgatgacgatgagggtgaatccgatgatgaggctcctaggcaaaggaagaaggcCCAGAAGGGTGGCAAGACATATATtgttgaagacgacgacgaaccTCTCGATCTGCTCGACAAGAAGGCCTTGGCCAACATCTCTTCCACTAAGCCTGTTAAGATGCGCAAGCCCACAcgcaccaaggccaaggtcgaCCTCGATGGCAAGCTCATCCTCGGCAAGGACAGCGACGACGAGGGTGCCATGGACGTCGACGAGCCCAACCCTGAGGCTTCAGGTGTCGGTGCCTATGTCGCTGCTCTCAAGGGTAAGGATGTCGCCAAGCGCGGTCGTGGAGGCAAGCTCAAGTTTTCCAACCGTCGCTCcaaggaagacgatgacgaggacttcGAGATGGATGACAACGATGTTGCCGCAGTCAAGAGCAGGATCAGCCCTGGACGGGATAGGGGTAGCCGTGGAAGCTTCCGCGGTAGAGGAGCCGGTCGTGGCGGAAAgagtggaagaggaggcatTGCTGCAGGACGAAAGggacttggtgttgagaagagacaCGGAGTGTCTGGCGTGGGAAAGCCTAGGAGAGGACGCAACTAG